ATACGATACGGCGATCGCGCGGGGCCGCGAGTGGATCGAGGGCCTGCAGAGCCGCGACGGCGGCTGGGCCGCGTTCGACGTCAACAACCTCGAATATTACCTCAACAACATCCCGTTCTCTGACCACGGCGCGCTGCTCGATCCGCCGACCGAGGACGTCACCGCGCGCTGCATCTCGATGCTGGCACAGCTCGGCGAGACCGCCCAGACCAGCAGGCCGTTGGCGGACGGTGTTGCGTATCTTCGCCGCACCCAGCTCGCCGAAGGCTCGTGGTACGGTCGCTGGGGGCTGAACTACATCTATGGGACCTGGTCGGTGCTTTGCGCGCTGAATGCGGCCGGTATAGACCACCAGGACCCGATGATGCGAAAGGCGGTGGATTGGCTGGTTTCGGTCCAGAACCGGGATGGCGGCTGGGGCGAGGATGCGGTCAGCTACCGACTCGACTACAAGGGATATGAGGATGCGCCATCGACTTCCTCGCAAACGGCATGGGCCTTGCTTGGACTGATGGCGGCAGGCGAGGTCGAGCACCCGGCCGTTCTACGGGGGATTCAGTACCTAAAAGGCACACAGACCGAAAAAGGACTGTGGGACGAGGCGCGCTACACGGCAACGGGCTTCCCGCGGGTGTTTTACTTGCGGTATCATGGCTACTCGAAGTTCTTTCCGCTCTGGGCGTTGGCGCGGTATCGAAATTTGAGAAGCACCAACAGCAGGGTGGTAGGGGTCGGGATGTGATTTTGGGGGCGGGGGCCGCCGCGACCGTGGACAATTCGGTTGATCTCAATTCGACTGATCCACGTCCGGTTTTGATCGTAACCGGTCTGGTGCAGGAGGCCCGCATAGCGGCCGGGCCCGGCATGATCGTGATCTGCAGCAGTAGCGATCCGCAGCAATTGCGCGCGCTGCTTGCGACGCTTGATCCATCGTCATTCAGGGGGGTGATCTCGTTCGGCGTCGCCGGCGGGCTCGATCCGTCGTTGAAGTCGGGCGACGTGGTGGTGGCGACGGAGGTTCTGGCCGGCGATACCCGTTTTCTGGCTGGTCTGGCCCTGAACGAGGAAATGATCGCCAGCGCCGCGCTGAAGCGCCGGCGCGTGGTCCGCGGCGGCCTTGCCGGCGTGGAACAGGTGATCGCAGCGACCGCCTGCAAGGCCGCGCTGCATTCCGAGACCGGGGCTGCCGCTGTCGATATGGAAAGCCATATTGCGGCGGCATATGCCTCAGCGGCGGGCATTCCGTTCGCGGCGCTGCGCGTCATTTCGGATCCCGCCAGCCGCTCGCTTCCGGCGCTGGCGAAGAGCGCCATCAAGCCGAACGGCGATATCGACCTGCGCAAGGTGCTGCGCGGGGTCGCGCGCAATCCGAGGACGCTGCGCGCACTGGTCTCCACCGGAATCGATTTCAATCGGGCGCTGCGCAGCTTGCGCGGCTGCCGGAGCTTCCTGATCGGCGGCGAGGACCTCGCCACGGTGGATATCTAACGCCCGCCAGCGACCGCCTTAAGCAAGAAAAGCCCCGGTTCTGATTCGATCAGAACCGGGGCTTTTTTATCTGCGCGAGCTATAGCGTTTCGGGCGAAGCGCTGCTTTAGGCGGCCGTGGACGCCTTCTGCTGCTGCTTGGCAGCGGCGGCAGCCGCCTCGTCTCGGCGGATCTCCGAGAGGCGCTTCTGCACTTCCGACGAGAAGATGTACTGGGCCGGACGCTGGTTATCGAGATTGATCTCGGGCGCCATCGGACCGGTGGTCCGGATGCCGCGCAGCGCGACCCACATCGCCTTCAGCGGATTGAGCAGGGCGGCGTTGGCGGCCGTCGGCTCGTAGCCGCAATGCGCCATGCAGTCGGCGCACTTTTCGTACTTGCCGGTGCCGTAGGTCTCCCAGTCCGTCGTCTCCATCAATTCCTTGAAGGTCTTGGTGTAGCCTTCGCCGAGCAGGTAGCAGGGTTTCTGCCAGCCGAAGATGTTGCGCGCCGGCATGCCCCAGGGGGTGCATTCGTAGGACTGGTTGCCGGCGAGGAAGTCGAGGAACAGGCCGGAGTGCATGAAGTTCCACTTCTTGCCCTTGCCGAGCGCGAACACGTCGCGGAACAGCTTCTTGGTCTTGGTGCGGTTGAGGAAGTGCTCCTGGTCGGGGGCGCGCTCATAGGCGTAGCCAGGCGACATCGAGACGCCGACACCGAGTTCGGTGGTGAAGTCGAGGAACTTGGCGATCTCTTCGGCCGGATGGCCGTCGAAGATGGTGGCGTTGACGTTGACGGTGAAGCCGCGGGCTTTCGCGGCCTTGATCGCGGAAACCGCGCGATCGAACACGCCCTTCTGCGAGACCGCCTTGTCGTGGTGGTCCTTCAGGCCGTCGAGATGCACCGAGAAGAACAGATAGGGCGAGGGCTCGAACAGATCGAGCTTCTTTTCCAGCAGCAGCGCGTTGGTGCAGAGCGAGACGAACTTCTTGCGCGCCACGAGGCCGCGCACGATCTCGCCGATTTCCTTGTGGATCAGGGGCTCGCCGCCGGGGATCGCCACCATCGGCGCGCCGCACTCATCGGCCGCGTCCCAGCATTCCTGCGCCGACATGCGGCGATTGAGGATTGCATCGGGATAGTCGATCTTGCCGCAGCCGACGCAAGCGAGGTTGCAGCGGAACAATGGTTCCAGCATCAACACGAGCGGATAGCGCTTCCGGCCAAGCAGCTTCTGCTTGATGAGGTAGCCGCCGATACGGATTTCCTTGAAAAACGGTATTGCCATTGAGAAGATTCTTTCTGGACTCGAAAAGTAGTGAAGTGGATCAGCCCGCAGTCAGTTCGGCTGGAAGCCGGAATTCGATATTTTCTTCCCGGCCGGGAAGCACCGACACCTTGACGGGTCCGATGCGCCTCAAAGCCTCGATTACGTCGTCGACCAGAACTTCGGGCGCCGAGGCGCCCGCCGTGATGCCGACGGCCTTCGCATCCTTCAGCCAATCAGGGTTCAACTCCCTGCCATCGGCAATGAGATAACTCGCGACCCCGACCTCGGTGCCGATTTCGCGCAGCCTGTTTGAGTTGGAACTATTGGCGGCCCCCACCACCAAAATGACGTCCACCAGCTTGCTTAGGTCCCTTACCGCAGATTGGCGGTTCTGTGTCGCATAGCAGATATCCCGGATGTCGGGGCCTTGAATATCTGTAAATCGGGCCTGAAGGGCCGCAATAATGTCCTTTGTATCGTCCACGCTCAGGGTCGTCTGGGTGATATAGGCCACCGGGGTATGGGTCGGAAGGGTCAGGGCCGCCACGTCATCGACGCTCTGGACCAGGAGAACCGGCCCTGGAACCTGGCCCATGGTTCCCTCGACCTCGGGATGGCCGGCATGGCCGATCAGGATCAGCGCCCGGCCCTTCGACATATATCGCTTGCCCTGATTATGGACCTTGGTGACCAGCGGGCAGGTGGCGTTGAGCACCGGCAGGTCCCGGGCGGCCGCCTCTTCCTCGACGCTGCGGGCCACGCCGTGGGCGCTGAACACGGTCACCGCGCGGGGAGGCACCTCCGAAAGGTCCTCGACGAAGATCGCGCCCTTGTTCTGCAGGCTTTCGACCACGTATTTGTTGTGCACGATCTCGTGCCGCACGTAGACCGGCGGGCCGTATTTCTCCAGCGCGCGCTCGACGATCTCGATCGCACGCACGACGCCGGCGCAAAATCCGCGCGGCTGCGCAAGATAGACTTCCATGGGCTGCTCGTTACGCAAGGTGCACCAATTTTTTTCGCAAAATCACTCGAAGGCCTCCGAGCAACCGGACCTGCCGGATAGTTGCAATATCCGCACCACGACCGGGTTCCGCTGGTTTACCCCACCCAAGCACATGGAAGTACAGGGCTTTGTGTCAAAAAAAGAACGACTAGAAAAGATGCATCGATCTTGGTTACCGGCCATTCGGTATTATAATACAGTCGGCCGCCACCTGCCGTCCTCAGCCATCCTCACTTGTTCGTCACTTTATCGCCCCCAGCGGCGGTCTATACCGGCCGGCAACGCCGTTCCGGAGGGTTTGGGTGGCTTTCGTTGAACCCTGCGGAAAAGTAACCAAACAACGTTAGATCGGCCCATGGAACTCCGCTAGACAGCGGGCGTTTTCGGCAGGCTCTTGAGACTTAGAAAGAAACGATGTGCTGACCAATATTGTTGTCGCGATTGTCAGAACCTGTACCCGCTTTGCTATCCCTGTTGTCGTTTTGTCGCTGATGCTGGCAATCGGAGCCGGCTTCTATACTGCGCGCAATTTCTCCATCAACACCGACATCAACACGCTGATTTCGCCCGACCTGGATTGGCGCAAGCGCGACAACCAGTTCGAGCAGGCTTTTGACCGCGAAACGCTGATTCTGGCCGTCGTCGAAGCGCCGACGCCGGAGCTTGCCGGCTCCGCGGCAAAAGCGCTCACGGAAAAGCTTTCCGGCGACAAGAAGAACTTCGAGGCGGTCACGCCGCTCGGCTCGGGCGAGTTCTTTGAGAAGAACGGCCTGCTGTTCCTGCCGGTGGAAGAAGTCGGCAAGGTCACCGGCCAGCTCGAATCGGCAGCCCCGCTGGTCGAGATCATGGCCGGCGATCCGTCGATTCGTGGCCTGACCGGCGCGCTGGAGACCGGACTGGCCGGCATCAAACGCGGGCAAGTCAAGCTCGACCATGCGGAGCGGCCCTTCAACCTGATCGCGCAGACGATCGAGAACATCCTCTCCAAGGGAACGGCGACGTTTTCCTGGCGCGAACTGGTCAGCGACAAACCCCTGACCGATGCCGACAAGCGCGCCTTCATCGAGTTCAAGCCGATCCTCGATTTTCAGGCGCTGGAACCCGGCAAGACCGCAACCGACGCGATCCGGCAGGCGGCCACCGAGCTCAATTTCGCGGGCAACTATGGCGCGCGCGTCCGCTTGACCGGGCCGGTTCCGATGGCGAACGAGGAATACGCCACGGTTCAGGACGGCGCGATCCGGAATGGCATCGTTACCACCGTCATCGTGCTGATCATCCTCTGGCTGGCGTTGCATTCGGCGAAGATCATTTTTGCGGTGTTCGTCAATTTGTTCGTCGGTCTTTCGATCACGACCGCCGTCGGCCTCGCGATGGTGGGCTCGCTGAACCTGCTGTCGGTAGCCTTCGCCGTGCTGTTCATCGGCCTCGGTGTCGACTTCGGCATTCAGTTCAGCGTTCGCTACCGTTCCGAGCGTTTCAAGAACGACAACCTGACGATGGCGCTGGAAGAAGCGGCGCGCCGTGCAGCGGTTCCGCTTTCGCTGGCCGCGATGGCGACCGCCGCGGGCTTCCTCTGTTTCCTGCCGACCGACTACAAGGGCATTGCCGAACTCGGCAAGATTGCCGGCGCCGGCATGCTGGTCGCGTTCCTGACCAGCATCACGACGCTGCCGGCGCTGTTGGACCTGATCAATCCGCCCGGAGAAAGTGAGCCGGTCGGTTACGCCTTCCTGGCGCCGGTCGATCACTTCCTCGAAAAACACCGCGTCATCATAATCACCGGCACGCTACTGGTCGCCATCGCCGGCCTGCCGCTACTCTATTTCATGAAATTCGACTTCAACCCGATCAACCTGCGCAACAAGGACGCCGAGTCGATCGCGACCTTCCTCGATCTGCGCAAGGATCCGAACACCGGCGCCAACGCCATCAACGTGATGACGAATTCCGAAGCCGACGCCAAGAAGATCGAGGCGAAGCTTGAGAAAGTGCCGGAAGTGCTTCGGGTGATGTCGCTCGACAGTTTCGTGCCCCAGGATCAGCAGGCCAAACTCAAGCTGATCGCGCAGGCCGCCAAGGTATTGGGCCCGGCGCTCAATCCCGATCAGGTCGATGCCGCGCCCTCCGACGAGGAGAACGTGGAAGCGTTGAAGGGGACGGTCGAAAGCCTGCGCAAGACCGCGGGCGACGGCAAGGGGCCGGGCGCGGTCGCGTCACGCCGGCTGGCGGACGGGCTGTCGAAGCTCGCCGGTTCGAATCAGGCGACCCGCGACAAGGCGCAGAACATTTTCGTCAGTCCGCTCAAGGTGGTGTTCGACGAACTCAAGAACGCGCTGCAGGCCGCGCCGGTCACCCTGAGCACGCTGCCGCCGGAACTGGTCGCCGGTTGGAAGGCCAAGGACGGGCTGATGCGCGTCGAAGCGCTGCCGAAGGGCGATCCCAACGACAACGATAATCTCCGCAAGTTTGCAGATGCGGTGCTGGCCGCCGAGCCGACCGCGATCGGCGGACCGGTCTCGATCCTCAAATCCGGCGACACCGTTGTCAGGGCGTTCGTCCATGCCGGCATATGGGCGCTGCTGGTGATCAGCGCGCTGCTCTGGCTCGCGTTGCGGCGGGTCACCGACGTGCTGCTGACGCTGGTGCCGCTTTTGGTGGCGGGCGCGGTGACGCTGGAAATCTGCGTGCTGATCGGACTGCCGCTCAACTTCGCCAATATCGTAGCCCTGCCGCTGCTGCTCGGCATCGGCGTTGCCTTCAAGATCTACTACGTGACGGCGTGGCGGTCGGGCAGAACGAATCTGCTGCAGACCAGCCTGACGCGGGCGATATTTTTCTCGGCGCTGACGACCGCAACCGCGTTCGGCAGCCTCTGGCTATCCAGTCATCCCGGCACCGCCAGCATGGGTAAATTGCTGGCGCTGTCGCTTGTGACCACGCTCGCCGCGGTGCTGCTGTTCCAGCCGGCTTTAATGGGTAAACCGCGCGATATCGGGGAGTAGGCAGATATCGCCGATATCGCCCGGCGCGCCGGCCGCCTGCTTCTGACCGGGAACAGGCTTCGGCGCCGAGGTCACTGCGCCGGTGGTCTTCGGCGGAGCGGCCTGGGCCTGTGCAGGTGCTGCGATGGGCGAGCCGGTTGACGAGTTCTTGGGCAACGCACCGGCTGCGCTTTTGGGCGCGCCCTTGGCCATGCTGTTGGCGGGGCTTGAGGGAATTGGCGGCGCCACGCGGGTCCAGGTTTCGCCGCCGCAGAGAAAGCCCAGCACGCAGCCTTGAATCTCGAGCTGGTCGGTTCCGGTAGGCTTGATGGTCGAGCTGTAGAGCTGCCCGTCCTTGGCGTTATAGACTTGGCCTTCCCAGGTATCGGCTGCGCCGGCCTTTTTCGTCATGTCGATCAGGATCGGCATGCCCAGGGTAGGCCGGCTCTGCTTGGAGGCATCCGGATTGTGGGTATCGCGGCCGCCCGGTGTTTTCTCCCAGGCGACGACGCCCCACATGCTGCCGTTGCATTGGGCGACCCGGATATTGGCGACGCCGTCCGCCACCCGCCAGTCGCCGGTGACGTCAGCCGCCAGTGCGGCGTTAAGACCTGTGGCTAAAAAAAATGCGGAACAAACTATTTTGCGCGCGACAGTTTTTGGGCAGTGCAACATGGTCCGAACCTATGCTTATCTGGATGATCCCAAAGCGGGGGTCAAAAAGCCGCATTGAGTGTTTTCAGTTGACGAAATGCCCATCAACCGACGTATGTAACGAATGCTAAGTTCAAATCTAGACGTTTCCGAGATGTTTGTGGAGCGCCAGGCACAGCGCAGTTCCATGCACGCGCGCTATTTGAACGAGCAACTCGTTCGCGTGCTGAAGACCATCGGCTACGATGTCGGTTTTCAGAAGGGTCAAGGTCAATACCTGTTCGATCGTGACGGGGCGCGTTATCTCGATCTACTGAGCGGATTTGGCGTTTTTGCGATTGGCCGCAATCATCCGGCGCTGCGCGAGGCCCTCAAGAGCGTCCTCGACTGCGATCTGCCTAATCTGGTGCAACTGGATGTTTCCACGCTGGCCGGCGTGCTCGCGGAACGTCTGCTCGAGTATGTGCCATATCTGGACAAGGTGTTCTTCGCCAATTCCGGTGCGGAAACCGTCGAGGCCGCGATCAAGTTCGCGCGCGGCGCGACCGGCCGGCCGGGCATCGTGTCCTGTTCCCACTCTTTCCATGGCCTGTCCTACGGCGCGTTGTCGCTGATGGACGATCCAAACTTCCGCTCCGGTTTCGAGCCGCTGCTGCCCGGATGCACCCAGATTCCCTTCAACGACCTCGCAGCCCTCGAACAAGCGCTGTCGTCGCGTCAGGTGGCCGCCTTCATCGTCGAGCCTATTCAGGGCAAGGGCGTCAACATGCCCACCGATGAGTTCCTGCCCGGCGCCGCCGCGCTCTGCCGCAAATATGGCACGCTGTTCATCGCCGACGAAATCCAGACCGGCATCGGCCGTACCGGAAAATTCCTCGCGGTCGAGCACTGGAATGTCGAACCCGACATGGTGCTGCTGGCGAAGGCGCTGTCCGGCGGTCACGTGCCGGTCGGCGCGCTGCTGACGCGCAAGAGCATCTTCGACAAGATCTTCAATCAAATGGACCGTGCCGTCGTCCACGGCTCGACCTTTGCGAAGAACGATCTGGCGATGGCGGCCGGTATCGCAACGCTCGAGGTGATCAAGGCCGAGAAGCTGGTCGAGCAGGCCGCCAAGCGCGGCGCCGAGCTGCGGCTGGCGCTGACCCGCATGGTGCCCGGCTACGAATTGCTGAAGGAAGTGCGCGGCAAGGGATTGATGATCGGCATCGAGTTCGGTCCGCCGAAATCGCTGCGGCTCCGCGCCTCCTGGAACGTGCTGGAGGCCGCCAACAAGGGCCTGTTCTGTCAGCTCATCACGGTGCCGCTGTTCAAGGAACACAAGATCCTGACCCAGGTCTCCGGCCACGGCAGTCACACCATCAAGCTGCTGCCGCCGCTCGTCATTTCAGACGACGACTGCCGCTGGATCGAAAAATCGTTCGACGAAGTGATTGCCGGCAGCCACAAGGTCCCCGGCGCGATCTGGTCGCTCGGCAAGACCCTGGTCGACAACGCCGTGCGCAAGACGGCGTAAGCAGGCCTTTAGCTCCGTCATTGCGAGCGCAGCGAAGCAATCCATCTCGCCGCGCAACGAAAGAATGGATTGCTTCGCGATGCCTGTCATCGGGCGCGCATTCGCCAGACCCGTTGGCTCGCAATGACGATCTAGTTCTTCTTACCCCGTCGTCCCGCCCCGCATCGCGCTTTCGAACCTGTCGCCGAAATCCGCAAGCTCGTCCTTGGCGAGATCGCTGACCGCCCAGTAGTTCAGGCCGCGGTCGCTCCAGTGCCGGATGTTGAATCCCTGGATCGTCTCGATCTTGGCGGACCGGTGTTCGGTGCTCGCGGTCTGCGACACGAACAGGTTGATGATGTGCTGGCGGCGGCGATAGACCACCGCGCCGATGGCGCGCGCGTCGACATAATCGAGCCGGCCGCCGATCAGCGTAAAACCTTGCGCGGTGAGGTCGATCACCGGCGGCGAGACGTCGAGCCGGCCGTTGAACCACGGCTTGACCGTGTGCTGGTCGGTCGAGATGACGTCGGTGAGGTGGCCGGCCTGCAGCGAGCGCAGATGCGCCGAGACCACTTCGGACTGGATCCGCTCGATGTCGTCGTGGCGCAGCACGATGGCGACAAGGCCGGTTGCTGCCAGCGCCGACACCGCCGATCCCATCGCAAAGCCGCGCAGCACCGCGCGCCGGCTCTGTAGCTGGCGCGGTTGCGGCAATGCCGCCTCGATGCGCGCACGCAAAGCCGCAGGCGCGGTGTAACGCACGTCGGCGTCGGCCATCGCCTTGCTGATCTCGCGATAGTCTTTCAGCATTGCCGTGCAATGCGGGCAACCCTCGACATGGTTTTCGACGTCGCGGGCATGCCCGGCATCGAGCTCACCGTCGATCAGGGCTTGAAGGAGGATTTCTGCTTCGTCGCAGGTCATTTCGGTTGCTCCTGTTCCGCAAGCCATGCCGATCGCAGCATGGCGCGGGCGCGCGCGAGACGTGACATCACGGTACCGACGGGCACCTCGGCAACGTTGGCGATCTCGCGGTACGACAAGTTCTCAATTTCACGCAGGACGAAAGTCTCCCGGAATGGTTCGGTCAGCGCCGCCACCATCCGGCGGATGGTGTCGGAATCCTTGGCCCGCACCAGTTGTGCCTCCGGCGTTTCCTGGGCCTCGTGCCAGAGTGGTGCCTGCTCGGCGCTTTCCGGCACGTCCTCGATCGCGCTGGTCGGCGTCGTGGCGCGCCTTGCATATTCGGCGCGGCAGACATTGCGCAGGATCGCGAACAGCCACGGCTTCATCGCCGGTCCGCGATAACTGTCGAAATGCTTGAACGCGCGCAGGTAACACTCCTGCACCGCATCCTCGGCGTCGGTGGAGTCACGCAGCAGATAGCGCGCCAGCGTATAGGCGTCGTTCAGATAGGGCAGCGCCGCTTCGCGAAAGCGCCGCGCCTTTTCGGGATTATCGTCGGATGCTCGAAGTGGCATCGTCTCTGGTCCGGCTGCAGCAGAAAGCGCTTTGGCCCGGCCGGGGTCGATCCACCGGCCGGGCAGGGTTGTGATGCCTTGGTTGGGCGCGTTATTCAACCTTTACGATCCCTGTCATGTGCGGGTGCAGCGAACAAAAGTACTTGTATTCACCGGCCGCCGTGAACGTGAACGCGAAGGTGCCGTCGGTATCCATGGTTTTCGACCTGAACTTCCCCGCGCAGACCACCGTATGGGGAATGTCGTCGCGGTTGGTCCAGGTGACGGTCTGGCCGACCTTCACCGTGAGCTGGGCCGGCGCAAAGACGAAGTTGTCGATATGCACGGCCAACGGATCGGCCGCTTCCTCGGCGCGGACAGTGACGACAGGAAGCAGCATGGCTGCGACGGCGGCGATGCCGAAGTCGCGGCGGTTGATCGAAGTCATTTTGCGTATCCCTCTTTAACCCTGCAGCGGCGTGTCGATGATGGCGAGGGGCTGGTTGTTCTGCTTGAAGTTGATGCTGGCGACGCCGAGCATGCTGCGCAGTTTCGCATCCTCGACCTTCATCGGTCCGGGTGAGGGGGCAGCCCCCGGCGCCGGCTGCGGGAAGGCGGTCGAACGCGCGGTGTGGAAGGTGACGTTGCCTTCGACCTTCTGCATCACCTGGTGGATGTGGCCGTTCAGAACCGTGACCGAGCCGAAGCCCTTGACGTATTCCAGCGCACGGGCGCCGTCCTCGGTGCCCCAGCCCCATTGCGGATAGACCGTCCACAGCGGGATATGGGCGAACAGCACGACGGGGGTGGATTTCGAACGGCCCTTGAGGTCGTTCTCCAGCCATTCAAGCTGTTCGTTGCCGAGATTGCCGAGGCCGCCGGCCTTGAGGTCGACGACGTTGACAAGACCGACGAAATGAACGCCGCCGGCGTCGAAGGAATACCAGCCGGCGCCCTTGGTGCCCTTGCCATAGCGCTCCTTGTAGAGCTTGACCTCCTCGTCGATGAAATCGTGCTCGCCCGGCACGTAGTGCACGTCAAGTTTCGACTGCGAGATGATGCGGTCGGCGTCGTCGAATTCGGAGGCCTTCGAAAGATGCGTGATGTCGCCGGTATGGATCATGAACGACGGCTTGGCCGTTATCGCCTTGACCTTGTTGATGGCCTCCTCAAGGGTGCCGATCGCGTTCGGATTGGCCGGCTTGTCGAAGCCGACATGGCTGTCGCTGATCTGCAGGAAGGTCATGCCGGAGGCTTCGGCGGCGGCGGCGGATCCGACCAGGCCGAGCGAATGCGGCACGCCGCCGGTAACGGTCCAGAGTACGCCGGTGCCGGCCCAGGTCATGCATTCCAGCACCTTGCGGCGGCTGACGCCATTTCCTTCATCGTGATGGTCGTGATTGCTCATGACAGGTCTCCCTCGGCCCTTGATTGGGCTTTCGGGGACGTGATCGGGCGGAGCGGGGGTTTATTCCCGGGAGGCCTGCCCGGGCCGAGGCGGGCGATGACGATTTCGTGAGCGAACTGGCCCGCCCCCCGGGACGGGCGCGCCTCACGAATCCGGGACGCCCATGGGCTGCCGCTTCCTCATCGCTCGCCCCGCGTGGGTGGAAGGAAGCACAATCTGAGTTTGAGGCCTGGCGAGTTATCAAGCATTTCGATCCGCGCGCCGTGAAGTCGGGCGACGGCGGCGACCAGGCTGAGGCCGAGACCATTCCCCGGGGTGTAACGGTTCTGTTCGAGCCGGTAGAAGCGCTTGAAGACATGCTCATATTCTTCGGCGGGAATTCCGGGCCCGTCATCGGCAATCGAGATCACCGGCCGACCATCAGTGTTTTCGTTGCTGACGACGACCCGCCCCCCCGGGCGGCCATGCTTGATCGCATTGTCCACGAGATTGGCGACGGCATCAAAGATCAGGTCGCGATCGCCGGTCACCAGCACCTCGCGGTCGCCGATAACCGTCAGGCGGGTTCCGTCCTGTTCGGCGGCGGCATCGTACAATTCAACGACCTCACCGGCGACTTCGACGAGGTTCACGGTGCGGAACGCTCCCTTGCGGGCCTGGGTCTCGATTTGCGCGATTCGGATCAGTGACGAGAAGATCCGCAACACGGCGTCGAGGTCAGCGATCGTATCGCCGATCAGCGCCTGGTCGTCCTCACCGACGCGCTGGCTGTGATAGGCCTTCTCCAGCCGTCCGCGCATTCGCGTCAGCGGCGTCCGCAAATCATGCGCGACGTTGTCGCTCACCTGCTTGACCTCCGCCATCAAGGTTTCGATGCGCTCCAGCATCAGGTTGAGGTTTTCCGCCACGCGATCCCATTCGTCATGGGTACCGCGCAGCGGGATGCGCTTGTCGAGCCCGCTGAGCATGATGGCCCGGCTGGTTGCGTTGATCGATTCAATCCGCCCAACGGTCCGCCGCGTCACCAGGATGCTCGCGACCGCCGCGATCAGGAACATCAATGCAACGCTCAGGATCACGGCTGTCTCGATCCTGTCGGTGAAGCTGTCGATGTCGCTGATATCCTTTCCCACCAGCAGGCGATCGCCGTTTGCGAATGTCTCAAGCATCGCCCGCACCAGCGGAGGATTTTTCGTGCCGG
The Bradyrhizobium sp. KBS0727 genome window above contains:
- a CDS encoding MMPL family transporter, which encodes MLTNIVVAIVRTCTRFAIPVVVLSLMLAIGAGFYTARNFSINTDINTLISPDLDWRKRDNQFEQAFDRETLILAVVEAPTPELAGSAAKALTEKLSGDKKNFEAVTPLGSGEFFEKNGLLFLPVEEVGKVTGQLESAAPLVEIMAGDPSIRGLTGALETGLAGIKRGQVKLDHAERPFNLIAQTIENILSKGTATFSWRELVSDKPLTDADKRAFIEFKPILDFQALEPGKTATDAIRQAATELNFAGNYGARVRLTGPVPMANEEYATVQDGAIRNGIVTTVIVLIILWLALHSAKIIFAVFVNLFVGLSITTAVGLAMVGSLNLLSVAFAVLFIGLGVDFGIQFSVRYRSERFKNDNLTMALEEAARRAAVPLSLAAMATAAGFLCFLPTDYKGIAELGKIAGAGMLVAFLTSITTLPALLDLINPPGESEPVGYAFLAPVDHFLEKHRVIIITGTLLVAIAGLPLLYFMKFDFNPINLRNKDAESIATFLDLRKDPNTGANAINVMTNSEADAKKIEAKLEKVPEVLRVMSLDSFVPQDQQAKLKLIAQAAKVLGPALNPDQVDAAPSDEENVEALKGTVESLRKTAGDGKGPGAVASRRLADGLSKLAGSNQATRDKAQNIFVSPLKVVFDELKNALQAAPVTLSTLPPELVAGWKAKDGLMRVEALPKGDPNDNDNLRKFADAVLAAEPTAIGGPVSILKSGDTVVRAFVHAGIWALLVISALLWLALRRVTDVLLTLVPLLVAGAVTLEICVLIGLPLNFANIVALPLLLGIGVAFKIYYVTAWRSGRTNLLQTSLTRAIFFSALTTATAFGSLWLSSHPGTASMGKLLALSLVTTLAAVLLFQPALMGKPRDIGE
- the hpnO gene encoding aminobacteriohopanetriol synthase HpnO; amino-acid sequence: MLSSNLDVSEMFVERQAQRSSMHARYLNEQLVRVLKTIGYDVGFQKGQGQYLFDRDGARYLDLLSGFGVFAIGRNHPALREALKSVLDCDLPNLVQLDVSTLAGVLAERLLEYVPYLDKVFFANSGAETVEAAIKFARGATGRPGIVSCSHSFHGLSYGALSLMDDPNFRSGFEPLLPGCTQIPFNDLAALEQALSSRQVAAFIVEPIQGKGVNMPTDEFLPGAAALCRKYGTLFIADEIQTGIGRTGKFLAVEHWNVEPDMVLLAKALSGGHVPVGALLTRKSIFDKIFNQMDRAVVHGSTFAKNDLAMAAGIATLEVIKAEKLVEQAAKRGAELRLALTRMVPGYELLKEVRGKGLMIGIEFGPPKSLRLRASWNVLEAANKGLFCQLITVPLFKEHKILTQVSGHGSHTIKLLPPLVISDDDCRWIEKSFDEVIAGSHKVPGAIWSLGKTLVDNAVRKTA
- a CDS encoding DUF2147 domain-containing protein; translation: MLHCPKTVARKIVCSAFFLATGLNAALAADVTGDWRVADGVANIRVAQCNGSMWGVVAWEKTPGGRDTHNPDASKQSRPTLGMPILIDMTKKAGAADTWEGQVYNAKDGQLYSSTIKPTGTDQLEIQGCVLGFLCGGETWTRVAPPIPSSPANSMAKGAPKSAAGALPKNSSTGSPIAAPAQAQAAPPKTTGAVTSAPKPVPGQKQAAGAPGDIGDICLLPDIARFTH
- a CDS encoding phosphorylase, with amino-acid sequence MILGAGAAATVDNSVDLNSTDPRPVLIVTGLVQEARIAAGPGMIVICSSSDPQQLRALLATLDPSSFRGVISFGVAGGLDPSLKSGDVVVATEVLAGDTRFLAGLALNEEMIASAALKRRRVVRGGLAGVEQVIAATACKAALHSETGAAAVDMESHIAAAYASAAGIPFAALRVISDPASRSLPALAKSAIKPNGDIDLRKVLRGVARNPRTLRALVSTGIDFNRALRSLRGCRSFLIGGEDLATVDI
- the hpnH gene encoding adenosyl-hopene transferase HpnH, yielding MAIPFFKEIRIGGYLIKQKLLGRKRYPLVLMLEPLFRCNLACVGCGKIDYPDAILNRRMSAQECWDAADECGAPMVAIPGGEPLIHKEIGEIVRGLVARKKFVSLCTNALLLEKKLDLFEPSPYLFFSVHLDGLKDHHDKAVSQKGVFDRAVSAIKAAKARGFTVNVNATIFDGHPAEEIAKFLDFTTELGVGVSMSPGYAYERAPDQEHFLNRTKTKKLFRDVFALGKGKKWNFMHSGLFLDFLAGNQSYECTPWGMPARNIFGWQKPCYLLGEGYTKTFKELMETTDWETYGTGKYEKCADCMAHCGYEPTAANAALLNPLKAMWVALRGIRTTGPMAPEINLDNQRPAQYIFSSEVQKRLSEIRRDEAAAAAAKQQQKASTAA
- a CDS encoding anti-sigma factor, with amino-acid sequence MTCDEAEILLQALIDGELDAGHARDVENHVEGCPHCTAMLKDYREISKAMADADVRYTAPAALRARIEAALPQPRQLQSRRAVLRGFAMGSAVSALAATGLVAIVLRHDDIERIQSEVVSAHLRSLQAGHLTDVISTDQHTVKPWFNGRLDVSPPVIDLTAQGFTLIGGRLDYVDARAIGAVVYRRRQHIINLFVSQTASTEHRSAKIETIQGFNIRHWSDRGLNYWAVSDLAKDELADFGDRFESAMRGGTTG
- the ispH gene encoding 4-hydroxy-3-methylbut-2-enyl diphosphate reductase; protein product: MEVYLAQPRGFCAGVVRAIEIVERALEKYGPPVYVRHEIVHNKYVVESLQNKGAIFVEDLSEVPPRAVTVFSAHGVARSVEEEAAARDLPVLNATCPLVTKVHNQGKRYMSKGRALILIGHAGHPEVEGTMGQVPGPVLLVQSVDDVAALTLPTHTPVAYITQTTLSVDDTKDIIAALQARFTDIQGPDIRDICYATQNRQSAVRDLSKLVDVILVVGAANSSNSNRLREIGTEVGVASYLIADGRELNPDWLKDAKAVGITAGASAPEVLVDDVIEALRRIGPVKVSVLPGREENIEFRLPAELTAG